The following are from one region of the Bactrocera oleae isolate idBacOlea1 chromosome 6, idBacOlea1, whole genome shotgun sequence genome:
- the LOC106627953 gene encoding heat shock protein 23, giving the protein MSSLPLILSLADDLSRLTPFYEPVFYTRWPAISTTPSGRLRKLDKDLPLATIGKDGFQASMDVQQFKPSELNVKVVDDHIVVEGKHEEREDDHGYISRHFVRRYALPKGFKADKVVSTLSSDGVLTVSVPKPAIEDKSNERVIQIQQTGPAHLNVKDNPEETTKEEKAKA; this is encoded by the coding sequence ATGTCGTCTCTACCATTAATCTTGAGCTTGGCTGATGACTTGAGCCGCTTGACACCATTCTACGAACCAGTGTTCTACACACGTTGGCCCGCCATTAGCACCACGCCCAGTGGCCGTTTGCGCAAATTGGATAAAGATTTGCCATTAGCTACTATTGGAAAGGATGGGTTCCAAGCCAGTATGGATGTACAGCAATTCAAGCCCAGTGAGTTGAATGTAAAAGTGGTCGATGATCACATCGTGGTCGAGGGTAAACATGAGGAGCGTGAAGATGATCATGGTTACATCTCACGACACTTTGTCCGTCGTTACGCTTTGCCGAAAGGATTCAAGGCCGATAAAGTGGTTTCCACACTGTCTTCGGATGGCGTCTTAACAGTTAGTGTACCAAAGCCGGCCATTGAAGATAAGTCCAACGAGCGTGTGATCCAAATTCAACAAACTGGACCAGCGCACTTGAATGTAAAGGATAATCCGGAGGAGACAACCAAAGAGGAAAAAGCAAAAGCGTGA